In a genomic window of Caloenas nicobarica isolate bCalNic1 chromosome 1, bCalNic1.hap1, whole genome shotgun sequence:
- the LOC135984965 gene encoding putative ankyrin repeat domain-containing protein 20A2, whose translation MAHWQRHFPAARPRGSPNAGAAARSPGAGVPPPAVTPPSLPRRRRSVLSPPQRDRQRVCGSERRELRPARDSPLLGSSRLLNALYNCPRGARFWAALALSAPSTTVHEGLGSGLHLPSPRLLSLLSRGSAESTGRLLRLLTPERAVPSSPRSMQCFMALLRSARERPPSDSACAPSTAGASEIREKGRGGLHSAAASGDLARLQGIWWRKRFRINSRDANKQTHPVQDSPGAKPGAYADSTVSVDLRGLQKLQAAKTPCPLLCWVAGQAWLEAGTSAWAQESAVGTAARNDVFSCLVCVNWLYLISRTPLHLACANGHADVVRFLAGKKCKLNPRGMFKKTPLMLAVQHQHKDCVTALLEHGANPNHKGAGGNTALHMAAVMPSKSMVELLLEHNAHIDARNDLGYTPLAVAIIERREEMVEFLLQNGADVNARDKCQRTTLKIAAYAGNTNVARLLLQHGAVLSHHGKDDFTDMGYLDQFTSGLSKILEEYARSKRTGECSVGGTGGAAVPEISSSGTTAAPPLGAPAQIGAGALPEAGAQQEEDFDSLSDFEVPSLKTDSEGPTEVSAVVLLPPAKQQGACAQPVAEEHHNDVLPAAGAAQEEEDFDSSSLDEVCALEREELPLKKEASTQTDCQGDSQRRFTWLQQEFANTFRKYSLAEASLEAEKRYSRGLQEQKLQLQKELDSSKSQLQELQERLIRSERYAKSLENAIENKERELTASRNLQSLLVTSSGTAAIPELEERLQQLQVGMARLEATAQQQAKTIEALHKDLQASASRGSESRESKRPSEKKRQLEALPEKTRRSNGALEEEPTSLETLLEASQTKVMEYAGRKRESQPSVQRDMKKSCSEVAQQAGKQRRKVTNAVSMASHLADFHRTGDSVETTRAAGKINPGPARSFSALPGAQGEPVQNPGLGSEVIWDSLGRSQPSKAV comes from the exons ATGGCGCATTGGCAAAGGCACTTcccggccgcccggccccgcgggagcCCCAACGCCGGAGCCGCAGCCCGCTCGCCCGGGGCCGGCGTCCCCCCGCCCGCGGTGACGCCCCCGTCCCTCCCGCG GCGCCGGCGCTCAGTGCTGTCGCCGCCACAGCGGGACCGGCAGCGCGTGTGTGGCTCGGAGCGTCGGGAGCTGCGACCCGCTCGGGACTCGCCTCTTCTCGGCTCTTCTCGCCTTCTCAACGCCCTCTACAACTGTCCGCGCGGGGCTCGGTTCTGGGCTGCTCTTGCCCTCTCCGCGCCCTCTACAACTGTCCACGAGGGGCTCGGTTCTGGGCTTCACTTGCCCTCTCCGCGCCTCCTCTCCTTGCTCTCCCGGGGCTCGGCAGAGTCCACCGGGCGCCTCCTGCGGCTGCTCACCCCGGAGCGGGCTGTGCCCTCGTCGCCGCGAAGCATGCAGTGCTTCATGGCATTGCTCAGGAGCGCGCGGGAGCGGCCGCCGTCCGACAGCGCTTGCGCACCCAGCACCGCCGGGGCCTCGGAGATCCGGGAGAAGGGCCGGGGCGGGCTGCACAGCGCGGCCGCCAGCGGCGACCTCGCCCGGCTGCAAGGAATCTGGTGGCGGAAGAGATTCCGCATCAACTCGCGGGACGCCAACAAGCA GACACATCCGGTGCAGGACTCGCCGGGGGCAAAGCCAGGAGCTTACGCAGACTCCACGGTCTCCGTAGACTTACGTGGCCTCCAGAAGCTCCAGGCTGCCAAGACGCCATGtcctttgctgtgctgggtggCCGGGCaggcctggctggaggcagggacCAGTGCCTGGGCACAGGAGTCC GCGGTGGGCACCGCAGCCCGAAACGATGTCTTCAGCTGTCTTGTCTGTGTTAActggctgtatttaatttctagGACGCCTCTGCATCTTGCTTGTGCGAACGGCCATGCAGATGTCGTTCGATTTCTGGCAGGCAAGAAGTGCAAGCTAAACCCTCGTGGCATGTTTAAGAAAACGCCGCTGATGCTG GCAGTACAGCATCAGCACAAAGACTGCGTGACTGCTCTGCTGGAGCACGGCGCCAACCCCAACCACAAAGGTGCTGGTGGCAACACTGCCCTTCACATGGCTGCTGTCATGCCCAGCAAATCGATGGTGGAGCTCTTACTCGAGCACAATGCCCATATTGATGCTCGGAATGAC ttgGGATATACTCCTCTTGCCGTTGCGATCATCGAGCGCCGTGAAGAGATGGTTGAGTTCCTCCTTCAAAACGGAGCTGACGTGAACGCTCGAGATAAGTGTCAAAG GACCACTCTTAAGATTGCCGCTTATGCTGGGAATACGAATGTAGCACGGCTTCTTCTTCAGCATGGTGCTGTTCTTTCTCATCACGGCAAGGACGACTTCACAGATATGGGTTATCTCGATCAGTTTACTTCTGG TCTTTCTAAGATCCTGGAGGAATACGCAAGAAGTAAAAGGACAGGAGAATGCTCTGTAGGAGGCACAGGAGGTGCAGCAGTACCTGAGATCTCTTCCTCTGGGACGACTGCTGCCCCTCCCCTGGGAGCACCTGCGCAGATTGGAGCAG GTGCCTTGCCAGAAGCTGGAGCACAGCAAGAGGAAGATTTTGATTCCCTGTCTGATTTTGAGGTACCTTCTCTGAAG ACGGATTCTGAGGGTCCAACAGAAGTGTCAGCTGTCGTGCTGCTTCCACCTGCAAAGCAACAAGGAGCGTGTGCGCAGCCTGTCGCAGAGGAGCACCACAACG ATGTGTtgccagctgcaggagcagcacaagaagaagaagattttGACTCCTCTTCTTTGGATGAG GTTTGTGCgctggagagagaagagcttCCGCTCAAGAAGGAGGCTTCGACACAAACCGATTGTCAAGGCGACAGTCAG CGACGGTTCacatggctgcagcaggagttTGCCAACACTTTCAGAAAGTACTCCCTGGCAGAAGCTTCACTTGAAGCCGAGAAGCGCTACAGCAGGGGCCTGCAggaacagaaactgcagctgcagaaggaactgGACAGCTCTAAATCTCAG CTGCAGGAACTGCAAGAACGGCTTATCCGGAGCGAGCGTTATGCCAAGTCCCTGGAGAATGCCATAGAGAATAAGGAGAGGGAGCTAACAGCTTCCAGGAACCTGCAGAGCCTTCTGGTCACATCTTCTGGAACTGCGGCTATCCCAGAGCTGGAAGAACGCCTGCAACA GCTCCAAGTTGGAATGGCCAGGCTGGAAGCCACAGCCCAGCAACAAGCCAAGACCATTGAGGCCCTTCACAAAGACCTGCAAGCCTCTGCCTCA cGTGGGAGCGAAAGCAGGGAATCGAAGAGGCCGTCTGAGAAGAAACGCCAGTTGGAAGCGCTTCCGGAGAAAACACGGAGAAGTAATGGCGCGCTGGAGGAAGAACCTACCAG CTTGGAGACGCTTCTGGAGGCATCTCAGACAAAGGTGATGGAATAcgcagggaggaagagagagtcCCAGCCCAGTGTCCAGAGAGACATGAAGAAGAGCTGTTCTGAGGTGGCCCAGCAAGCTggtaaacaaagaagaaag GTGACAAATGCAGTCTCGATGGCCTCCCACCTTGCGGATTTCCACAGAA CTGGAGATTCAGTTGAAACAACACGTGCAGCAGGCAAGATCAACCCAGGACCTGCGAGAAGTTTTTCCGCTTTGCCTGGGGCTCAGGGAGAGCCAGTCCAGAACCCAGGATTAGGCTCAGAAGTCATTTGGGACTCCCTCGGTAGGTCACAGCCCAGTAAAGCAGTCTAA